A window of the Diceros bicornis minor isolate mBicDic1 chromosome 28, mDicBic1.mat.cur, whole genome shotgun sequence genome harbors these coding sequences:
- the LOC131393189 gene encoding olfactory receptor 13C7-like, protein MGKTNQSSVTEFVLLGLSGYPELEAIYFVLVLCMYLVILLGNGVITIVSIYDSRLHTPMYFFLSNLSFLDICYTSSSIPLFLSSFLTSKKSISFSGCGVQMFLSFAMGATVCVLLSVMAFDRYVAICNSLRYPIIMSKASYVPMAAGSWIARSVNFVLQTSLVMRLPFCGDNVINHFTCEILAVLKLACADISINVLSMVVASMIFLVVPVLFIFVSYVFILCTILRIPSAEGRCEAFSTCSAHLTVVIIFYGTILFVYAKPKAKDSSGADKVQVPDKIISLFYGVVTPVLNPLIYSLRNKDVKAAVKNILC, encoded by the coding sequence atggGAAAGACCAATCAGTCTTCTGTGACAGAATTTGTCCTCTTGGGGCTTTCTGGCTACCCAGAGCTCGAGGCCATTTACTTTGTGCTGGTCCTGTGCATGTACTTGGTGATCCTGCTCGGAAATGGAGTCATCACCATTGTAAGTATCTATGACTCCCGCctgcacacccccatgtactttttcctcagTAACTTATCATTCTTGGACATTTGCTACACCAGTTCTTCTATCCCCCTATTTCTCAGCAGCTTCTTAACTTCGAAGAAAAGTATTTCCTTCTCTGGATGTGGAGTGCAAATGTTTCTCTCCTTTGCTATGGGGGCCACAGTGTGTGTCCTTCTAAGCGTGATGGCGTTTGACCGCTATGTTGCCATTTGTAACTCTCTGAGATACCCCATCATTATGAGCAAGGCTTCATACGTGCCCATGGCTGCTGGGTCCTGGATTGCAAGGAGTGTCAATTTTGTGTTGCAAACCTCTCTTGTAATGCGGCTTCCTTTCTGTGGGGATAATGTCATTAATCATTTTACTTGTGAAATCTTGGCTGTCTTAAAATTGGCCTGTGCTGATATCTCCATAAATGTTCTTAGCATGGTTGTTGCTAGTATGATTTTTCTTGTGGTCCCAgtacttttcatttttgtttcctatGTTTTCATTCTCTGCACCATCCTGAGGATTCCTTCTGCAGAGGGAAGGTGCgaagccttctccacctgctctgcCCACCTAACAGTGGTGATTATATTCTATGGAACCATCCTCTTCGTGTATGCAAAACCCAAGGCTAAAGACTCTTCTGGTGCAGACAAAGTACAGGTCCCAGACAAAATCATCTCTCTCTTCTATGGAGTTGTGACACCTGTGCTCAATCCCCTCATCTATAGTTTGAGGAACAAAGACGTGAAGGCAGCTGTGAAGAATATACTGTGTTAG